The following are encoded in a window of Dictyostelium discoideum AX4 chromosome 6 chromosome, whole genome shotgun sequence genomic DNA:
- the vatM gene encoding vacuolar ATPase transmembrane subunit, giving the protein MSFLRPSIWRSSPMQMVQLFVQIEAAHDTVDELGKLGLIQFLDDNEHVNLFQRNFVNEVKRCDDMEKKLKFFEDQVKKEPKLQKLLPDNMLSVVDDDSQMDELEGRFDELESELKQVNANQETLQRNYNELIQLRHVLTKDSVFFQENPNLIEGEGHEHSARSPLLAEDQHVSEVAKQGVKLGFITGVMNTDKMPQFQRSLWRTTRGNNYVKDARIEEEIIDPQTGEETAKTVFIVFFQGERLQQKIKKICESFGANIYDCPDNSFERSNLLQKVTVRITDLYEVLQRSKDHKRQTLAGIVPRLYSWKKKVLLEKSIYHTMNLFDYDVGRKCLIAKGWTPKDKIEEIQLALRTATTRSGALVPSVLSIIKTEGSPPTHFETNKYTSSFQEIVNAYGIAHYREVNPAVLTIVTFPFLFGVMFGDVGHGALLLLSALGLISLEKKLAGKKLNELIQMPFDGRYVLFLMSLFSIYVGFIYNECFSIPMNIFGSQYNLNSTTGLYTYQHTDRVYPVGVDPLWKGAPNELVYYNSFKMKLSIIFGVVQMSVGICFSLLNYLNQKGPIKIVNILTQFVPQMIFLWSIFGYMSVLIILKWVVPYRSFEVDKVDPPFILPTIIAMFLSPGGTPDVVFFSGQGAVQTALLFLALISIPVMLVIKPLFMKRFHFQEVERKKLGHHEEEHDDEALYTGHHGEEFEMGEVFVHQVIHTIEFVLGAVSNTASYLRLWALSLAHSELSSVFWERILIGQVERGNPFLAFVGFGAWLGASVAVLLLMESLSAFLHALRLHWVEFQNKFYIGDGVRFIPYSATRILSGSEDDE; this is encoded by the coding sequence gataATGAACATGTTAATTTATTCCAAAGAAATTTCGTAAATGAAGTTAAACGTTGTGATGATAtggaaaagaaattaaaattctttgAAGATCAAGTTAAAAAGGAAccaaaattacaaaaacttTTACCAGATAATATGTTAtcagttgttgatgatgattcacAAATGGATGAATTGGAAGGTCGTTTCGATGAATTAGAATCTGAATTAAAACAAGTTAATGCCAATCAAGAGACACTCCAAAGAAATTAcaatgaattaattcaattacgTCATGTATTGACCAAGGATTCAGTATTCTTCCAAGAGAATCCAAATTTGATCGAAGGTGAAGGTCATGAACATAGCGCACGTAGTCCATTGCTTGCAGAGGATCAACACGTTTCAGAAGTTGCCAAACAAGGTGTTAAATTAGGTTTCATCACTGGTGTTATGAATACAGACAAGATGCCACAATTCCAACGTTCACTTTGGAGAACCACCCGTGGTAACAATTATGTCAAGGATGCACGTATCGAAGAGGAAATCATTGATCCACAAACTGGCGAGGAAACTGCCAAGACTGTATTCATTGTTTTCTTCCAAGGTGAGAGATtacaacaaaaaattaaaaagatttgtGAATCATTTGGTGCCAACATCTACGATTGTCCAGATAATTCATTCGAACGTTCAAATCTTTTACAAAAAGTTACTGTTCGTATCACTGATCTCTATGAAGTTTTACAACGTTCAAAGGATCACAAGAGACAAACTTTAGCAGGTATCGTACCAAGACTTTACTCATGGAAGAAGAAGGTTTTACTCGAGAAATCAATCTATCACACTATGAATCTTTTCGATTATGATGTTGGTAGAAAATGTTTAATCGCCAAAGGTTGGACACCAAAAGATAAGATCGAAGAGATTCAATTGGCTCTTCGTACAGCTACCACCCGTAGTGGTGCTTTGGTACCATCAGTTTTATCAATCATAAAGACTGAAGGTTCACCACCAACTCATTTCGAAACTAATAAATACACAAGTTCATTCCAAGAGATTGTCAATGCCTATGGTATTGCACATTATCGTGAGGTTAATCCAGCCGTTTTAACCATCGTTACTTTCCCATTCCTTTTCGGTGTTATGTTTGGTGATGTTGGTCATGGTGCTCTCCTCTTACTCAGTGCCCTCGGTTTAATCTCTTTGGAAAAGAAATTGGCCGGTAAGAAATTgaatgaattaattcaaatgcCTTTCGATGGTCGTTATGTACTCTTCCTTATGTCTCTCTTCTCCATTTATGTTGGTTTCATTTACAATGAATGTTTCTCAATTCCAATGAATATTTTCGGTTCTCAATATAACCTTAATTCAACCACCGGTCTTTACACTTATCAACATACCGATCGTGTTTATCCAGTTGGTGTCGATCCACTCTGGAAAGGTGCTCCAAATGAATTGGTCTACTATAACAGTTTCAAAATGAAGTTATCCATTATCTTTGGTGTCGTTCAAATGAGTGTTGGTATTTGTTTCTCATTGTTGAATTACTTAAATCAAAAAGGTCCAATCAAGATTGTAAACATTCTCACTCAATTCGTTCCACAAATGATTTTCCTTTGGTCTATCTTTGGTTATATGTCTGTCTTGATCATCTTAAAATGGGTCGTTCCATATCGTTCATTTGAGGTTGACAAAGTTGATCCACCATTCATTCTTCCAACCATTATCGCTATGTTCTTGTCACCAGGTGGTACACCAGATGTTGTCTTCTTCTCTGGTCAAGGTGCTGTTCAAACCGCTCTCTTATTCTTGGCTCTCATTTCCATTCCAGTTATGTTGGTCATTAAACCATTGTTCATGAAGAGATTCCACTTCCAAGAAGTcgaaagaaagaaattagGTCACCACGAAGAGGAACATGATGATGAAGCTCTCTACACTGGTCATCACggtgaagaatttgaaatgGGTGAAGTCTTTGTTCATCAAGTCATTCATACCATCGAGTTTGTTTTGGGTGCTGTTTCAAATACTGCCTCTTATCTTCGTTTATGGGCTCTTTCATTGGCTCACTCTGAGTTATCTTCTGTATTTTGGGAACGTATTCTCATTGGTCAAGTCGAACGTGGTAATCCATTCTTGGCTTTCGTTGGTTTTGGTGCTTGGTTAGGTGCCTCTGTTGCTGTACTTTTACTTATGGAATCCCTTTCTGCTTTCTTGCACGCTCTTAGACTTCATTGGGTAGAATTCCAAAATAAATTCTATATTGGTGATGGTGTTAGATTCATTCCATACAGTGCCACTCGTATTCTTTCTGGTtctgaagatgatgaataa